One window from the genome of Bacteroidia bacterium encodes:
- a CDS encoding MMPL family transporter: protein MWKFLANKILRNRIAFIVILLLLTVFMAYKALNIKLSYEFIRVLPATDPAYVEYENFKQKFGEDGSVMVIGFADSTIFQIEKFNSWFLLSEKIRKMNGIQNVLSIGDLYDVVRNDSLQKFDFVRLVKTLPQRQSEIDSIRDRIYQLPFYDGLILNHETHANVMAITFRKKDLDSKHRIDIVNEIKKEADAFGRLHNIKLHYSGMPYIRTAVMEKVSHELKLFLILAVVITAFILWMFFRTISSVVFSILVVAIGVVWSMGSIELFNYKITILTALIPPLIMVIGVPNCIFLINKYHSEYARHGNRIKALARMISTVGISLFLANITTAIGFGVLVFTNSSFLTQFGAIAALNVMVTYFITLIFIPIILSFLPPPSVRQMRHLEGKRMRKILEWVDFIVHHKRKQIYVAIVSLTLLAIYGMTKIDVTGYVVDDLPRKNPVYTDMHFFEKNFKGVLPFEIFIDTKKPNGVFDNNGRVLYKMKALQKQLENYPELSKALSITEALKFSYQAYRGGEPKYYVLPGISELKSLNDYTSTVKGNENRLKSFIDSTHQYTRISMQMADVGSKKIKTLLADIQPKVDSIFDSSQYHVKLTGHSLMFLKGNDYLLYNLYESLIIEILLITIVGMALFRSIGIILLSKLPCLIPLVITAGIMGFFDIRFKPSTILIFSIAFGISSDGTIYFLSKYRQELKQNKRSISDAISVTIMDTGFSMIYTAVILFFGFSIFAASDFGGTAALGLLISITLLVAMITNLILLPSLLLSINKWVSRKEIISEPLIELHDNEEE from the coding sequence ATGTGGAAATTTTTAGCGAATAAGATTTTAAGAAACCGTATTGCATTCATCGTAATATTGTTGTTGCTTACAGTGTTTATGGCCTATAAGGCATTGAACATTAAATTGTCGTATGAGTTTATCAGAGTTTTGCCAGCAACCGATCCGGCCTATGTTGAATATGAAAATTTTAAACAGAAGTTCGGAGAAGATGGCAGTGTTATGGTTATTGGTTTTGCAGACAGCACTATATTTCAGATTGAAAAATTCAATAGCTGGTTTCTGTTGTCAGAAAAAATCAGAAAAATGAATGGCATACAAAATGTGCTCTCTATTGGTGATTTGTATGATGTTGTCAGAAATGATTCGCTACAAAAGTTTGATTTTGTACGATTAGTCAAAACCTTGCCGCAACGACAATCAGAAATCGACAGTATTCGTGATCGCATTTATCAACTTCCGTTTTATGATGGGTTGATTTTGAATCATGAGACTCATGCCAATGTTATGGCAATTACATTCCGCAAGAAGGATCTTGACAGCAAACACCGTATTGATATTGTTAATGAAATTAAAAAAGAAGCAGATGCCTTCGGTAGGTTGCATAATATTAAATTGCATTATTCCGGCATGCCATACATTCGTACTGCCGTTATGGAGAAGGTTTCGCATGAGTTGAAGTTATTCCTGATACTGGCTGTAGTTATAACTGCATTTATTCTTTGGATGTTTTTCAGAACCATCTCATCCGTTGTGTTTTCGATTCTAGTGGTAGCTATTGGTGTGGTTTGGAGTATGGGAAGTATTGAATTATTTAACTATAAAATTACCATTCTGACTGCGTTAATCCCACCACTGATAATGGTTATCGGTGTGCCCAATTGTATTTTCCTCATCAACAAATACCATAGTGAATATGCAAGACATGGCAACAGAATTAAAGCATTAGCACGAATGATTTCAACTGTGGGAATCTCGCTTTTTTTAGCCAACATAACCACAGCTATTGGATTTGGAGTGTTGGTTTTTACAAATAGCTCTTTCCTTACACAGTTTGGTGCTATTGCAGCACTCAATGTTATGGTAACCTATTTTATAACATTGATTTTTATTCCGATAATCCTGAGCTTTCTGCCACCGCCTTCTGTAAGGCAAATGCGACATCTTGAAGGAAAAAGAATGCGTAAAATTCTTGAATGGGTTGATTTTATTGTTCATCATAAAAGAAAACAGATTTATGTTGCAATAGTATCGTTAACACTATTAGCAATTTACGGTATGACAAAAATTGATGTCACCGGATATGTGGTAGATGATTTACCTCGAAAAAATCCTGTTTACACCGACATGCATTTTTTCGAAAAGAATTTTAAAGGAGTATTGCCATTTGAGATTTTTATTGACACAAAAAAGCCAAATGGAGTTTTTGATAATAATGGCCGTGTGCTTTATAAGATGAAAGCTTTGCAAAAGCAATTGGAAAACTATCCTGAGTTGAGCAAGGCATTATCAATAACCGAAGCGTTGAAATTCAGCTATCAGGCTTATCGTGGTGGAGAACCTAAGTATTATGTTTTACCCGGCATCAGTGAACTAAAAAGTTTAAATGATTATACTTCTACAGTTAAGGGAAACGAGAACAGACTAAAGTCATTTATTGACTCAACACATCAGTACACACGCATCAGTATGCAAATGGCAGATGTAGGTTCAAAGAAAATTAAAACATTGTTGGCCGACATTCAACCAAAGGTTGATTCTATTTTTGATAGTTCACAATATCATGTAAAACTAACGGGACATAGTCTGATGTTTTTAAAAGGAAATGACTACCTGCTTTACAACCTTTATGAAAGTCTGATAATTGAAATCCTGCTGATTACTATTGTTGGAATGGCATTGTTTCGTTCTATCGGAATTATTTTACTCAGCAAGTTGCCGTGCTTGATTCCTTTGGTTATTACAGCCGGCATTATGGGCTTTTTTGACATTCGTTTTAAGCCTTCAACAATCCTTATCTTTAGTATAGCTTTTGGTATATCCAGCGATGGTACCATTTATTTTCTGTCAAAATACAGGCAAGAATTAAAGCAAAATAAAAGATCCATTAGTGATGCAATTTCTGTTACAATTATGGATACAGGCTTTTCAATGATTTATACTGCTGTGATTCTGTTTTTTGGGTTTAGTATTTTTGCTGCTTCCGATTTTGGAGGCACTGCTGCCTTAGGATTGCTTATTTCAATCACCTTGTTAGTTGCCATGATCACTAATTTGATTTTATTGCCTTCGCTCTTACTCTCAATCAACAAATGGGTAAGCCGCAAAGAAATAATAAGCGAACCCCTCATTGAACTTCACGACAATGAAGAGGAGTGA
- a CDS encoding DUF255 domain-containing protein: protein MKKKLLGVVFSLFILTGYISCSQPSKEKIEPKIKWMDFESAVAASQKNPKKLFIDVYTDWCGWCKKMDASTFMDDSVAAYINANFYPVKFNAESKDTIRFFDQVFVFVPEYKSHELAISLLNRQMGYPSYVFLDEKFASIKVQQGYMSVETLMPLLHYFAKDAYKTKTFEEFTK from the coding sequence ATGAAAAAGAAATTATTAGGGGTTGTATTTAGTTTATTTATACTGACAGGATATATTTCTTGCTCACAGCCTTCAAAAGAAAAGATTGAACCTAAAATTAAATGGATGGATTTTGAAAGCGCTGTTGCTGCATCACAAAAAAATCCAAAAAAACTTTTTATTGACGTTTATACCGACTGGTGTGGGTGGTGCAAAAAAATGGATGCATCAACTTTTATGGACGACTCTGTTGCAGCCTATATCAATGCTAATTTTTATCCGGTAAAGTTTAATGCAGAAAGTAAAGACACCATCCGTTTCTTTGATCAGGTATTTGTTTTTGTTCCGGAATATAAAAGCCATGAACTGGCCATATCTTTACTGAACCGGCAAATGGGCTATCCGTCTTATGTTTTTCTGGACGAGAAATTTGCTTCCATCAAAGTACAGCAAGGATATATGTCTGTTGAAACTTTAATGCCTCTTTTGCATTACTTTGCCAAAGATGCCTACAAAACAAAAACGTTTGAGGAGTTTACGAAGTAG
- a CDS encoding oligopeptide transporter, OPT family, giving the protein MQPQKEFKPYISATDSMAEFTLKSILLGAMFGIIFGASTVYLALKAGLTVSASIPIAVLAISIGRKFFKTTILENNIIQTTGSAGESIASGVVFTLPAFLFLSVNESGISNGMQYFEYWTIFTLAVLGGMLGTLMMIPLRRSLIVKEHATLPYPEGTACAQVLIAGEKGGDFARTAYLGLGFAMLYAIFQKVFHVIAEVPAFVTKQTNKYLPSATVSGEITPEYLGVGYIIGPRIGGMLVAGGVLAWLGLIPLLATLVPTDLIAAQLVKLGYLKDVLTAGGPGGWNPETHTFTDMADAIYRAYVRQIGAGAVAAGGFITLLKTIPTIISSFKESVSSLKEGQGAKTVSRTENDLSFKTVIVGSVVLIILMALLPQVPGESFINKLLIGLLIVVFGFFFVTVSSRIVGIIGSSNNPISGMTIATIMGTALVFIAIGWTGKVFEPMALVVGGLVCIAAANAGATSQDLKTGYIVGATPRNQQMALFIGAIVSSVVIGFTVKYLDTPTADLTAQGIQHAIGEKYAAPQATLMATLIKGLLSHNLDWQFVLVGVFVAITMELCGVNALSFAVGAYLPLSTTLPIYAGGVVKGIVDWRAKRKHKKAEGDDELGKGNLFATGLVAGGALAGVVVALLSVDEGIFAALEKINMHHNIANVIGENGYQLLGTVFFIAMAIVLYRIAIKPEKKDIE; this is encoded by the coding sequence ATGCAACCACAAAAAGAGTTTAAGCCATATATCTCAGCTACAGATTCAATGGCTGAGTTTACACTCAAATCAATTCTTCTTGGCGCCATGTTTGGAATTATATTCGGTGCATCAACAGTTTATCTGGCTTTAAAAGCAGGGTTGACTGTCTCTGCATCTATTCCAATTGCTGTACTCGCTATAAGTATTGGTCGTAAGTTTTTTAAGACAACCATTCTTGAGAATAATATTATTCAGACCACAGGCTCTGCCGGTGAATCTATTGCCTCAGGTGTGGTTTTTACATTGCCTGCATTCTTGTTTTTATCAGTAAACGAAAGTGGAATCAGCAATGGCATGCAATATTTTGAATATTGGACCATCTTTACTTTAGCTGTTTTAGGTGGAATGTTGGGTACGCTAATGATGATTCCGCTACGAAGAAGCCTCATCGTAAAAGAACATGCCACATTACCTTATCCTGAAGGCACTGCCTGTGCACAGGTTTTGATAGCAGGTGAGAAAGGTGGAGACTTTGCGCGAACAGCTTATTTAGGGTTAGGTTTTGCCATGCTGTATGCCATCTTTCAAAAGGTGTTTCATGTCATAGCTGAAGTGCCGGCCTTTGTGACCAAACAAACCAATAAGTATTTACCCTCTGCTACTGTAAGTGGAGAAATCACTCCGGAATATCTTGGTGTAGGCTATATCATCGGACCCAGAATAGGAGGGATGTTAGTAGCTGGTGGTGTGTTGGCATGGCTTGGATTAATTCCTTTGTTAGCAACTTTAGTTCCTACTGATTTGATTGCTGCACAACTGGTAAAATTAGGATACTTAAAGGATGTTCTTACTGCAGGTGGACCCGGTGGTTGGAATCCTGAAACTCACACTTTCACCGATATGGCCGATGCCATTTATCGAGCCTATGTAAGACAGATAGGTGCAGGTGCTGTGGCTGCCGGTGGATTTATTACCTTACTCAAAACAATACCTACCATTATTTCATCTTTTAAAGAAAGTGTGAGCTCTCTCAAAGAAGGACAAGGTGCCAAAACAGTTTCAAGGACTGAAAATGATTTATCATTCAAAACAGTTATTGTAGGTTCAGTTGTTTTAATCATTCTTATGGCATTATTACCACAGGTGCCCGGTGAATCTTTTATCAATAAATTACTCATCGGATTACTAATAGTTGTGTTTGGCTTTTTCTTTGTAACAGTTTCAAGCCGCATTGTCGGTATCATTGGTAGCAGTAATAATCCTATCTCAGGAATGACCATTGCCACCATCATGGGTACTGCTTTAGTTTTTATTGCTATCGGCTGGACAGGTAAGGTTTTTGAACCGATGGCTCTTGTTGTTGGTGGGCTGGTTTGTATTGCCGCTGCCAATGCCGGTGCAACTTCGCAAGATTTAAAAACCGGTTATATTGTGGGTGCCACACCACGCAATCAACAAATGGCACTTTTTATCGGGGCAATAGTATCATCTGTAGTTATCGGCTTTACCGTAAAATATCTCGACACACCTACTGCCGATTTAACAGCACAGGGAATACAACATGCCATTGGCGAAAAGTATGCTGCACCTCAGGCTACCTTAATGGCAACTTTAATTAAAGGTTTGTTGAGCCACAACCTCGACTGGCAGTTTGTTTTGGTTGGCGTTTTTGTGGCTATCACTATGGAGCTTTGTGGAGTCAATGCATTATCCTTTGCCGTTGGCGCCTATCTTCCTTTAAGCACCACGTTGCCCATTTACGCAGGTGGCGTTGTAAAAGGTATTGTTGACTGGAGAGCAAAACGTAAACATAAAAAAGCCGAAGGTGATGATGAATTAGGCAAAGGAAATTTGTTTGCAACAGGTTTGGTTGCAGGTGGAGCCTTGGCAGGAGTAGTAGTAGCACTTCTTTCAGTTGATGAAGGTATATTTGCAGCTCTCGAAAAAATAAACATGCATCACAATATTGCCAATGTTATTGGCGAAAACGGCTATCAATTGCTTGGAACTGTCTTTTTTATTGCTATGGCCATTGTGCTTTACCGAATTGCAATTAAACCCGAAAAAAAAGACATTGAATAA
- a CDS encoding MFS transporter: protein MKSSSNAGALATIITVFFFWGFVAASNGIFIPFCKSHFNLSQFQSQLIDTAFYAAYFIGSLLLWFSSQLFRVDILNKLGYKQAVIAGLLISVAGSLLMIPAVGSGSFSFILSAFFVIALGFSLQQTAAQPFVTALGTAETGAHRLNLGGGINSFGTLLGPILVSLVLFGNLSPEAASSATVESVDTVYYILTGVFLLAALLLAVAKLPKVHSTEKFEPGLGALKFSQLRWGMLAIFVYVGVEVTIQSNMGALLALPQFGGLSTAQISPYISLYWGSLMIGRWTGAISAFNFKPSTKKLLMIVLPIVAYIIVLLANYLRGNEITNLLPYSLCVAALIAGSFLAQEKPARMLFIFSAGGILAMLVGLFTEGQVAMFAFISGGLCCSIGWPCIFALSITGLGKFTGQGSAFLIMMILGGALIPPLQGYLADVTDIHSSYWITVFCFAYLAWFAIKVETILQKQGFHTNQ from the coding sequence ATGAAATCATCTTCCAATGCAGGTGCATTAGCAACAATCATAACAGTATTTTTCTTTTGGGGTTTTGTGGCAGCGTCAAATGGTATTTTTATTCCATTTTGTAAGTCGCACTTTAACCTGTCGCAATTTCAATCTCAGTTAATAGACACAGCATTCTATGCAGCATATTTTATCGGCTCACTATTATTGTGGTTTAGCTCACAGTTATTCCGGGTTGATATTCTCAACAAGTTAGGATATAAACAAGCAGTCATAGCAGGATTGTTGATTTCTGTTGCAGGATCTTTGCTAATGATTCCTGCTGTAGGTTCGGGGTCTTTTAGTTTTATCTTATCAGCATTTTTTGTCATTGCCTTAGGATTCTCTCTTCAGCAAACCGCAGCACAGCCTTTTGTTACAGCATTAGGCACTGCCGAAACCGGTGCGCATAGACTAAACCTTGGTGGTGGTATTAATTCTTTCGGAACACTTTTAGGTCCAATCTTAGTTAGTTTAGTCTTGTTTGGCAACCTTAGTCCCGAAGCTGCTTCCAGCGCCACGGTAGAATCTGTTGACACAGTTTATTATATTCTGACAGGTGTTTTTTTACTGGCTGCATTGTTGCTTGCTGTTGCTAAACTTCCTAAAGTACACAGCACAGAAAAGTTTGAACCCGGACTAGGGGCATTAAAATTTTCTCAACTGCGATGGGGCATGCTTGCAATATTTGTTTATGTTGGAGTAGAAGTAACCATTCAAAGTAATATGGGTGCCCTTCTGGCATTGCCGCAGTTCGGTGGACTTTCTACGGCACAAATATCGCCTTATATTTCTCTATATTGGGGCAGCCTCATGATTGGTCGCTGGACGGGTGCCATAAGCGCTTTTAATTTTAAGCCATCAACAAAAAAGCTACTTATGATTGTTTTACCGATAGTTGCTTATATCATTGTTCTTTTGGCAAATTACCTTCGTGGCAACGAAATTACCAATCTGTTGCCCTATAGTCTTTGTGTTGCTGCTTTAATTGCCGGAAGTTTCTTAGCTCAGGAAAAGCCTGCACGCATGTTGTTTATTTTTTCTGCCGGAGGTATTTTAGCTATGTTAGTCGGACTTTTTACCGAAGGACAGGTTGCCATGTTTGCTTTCATCAGTGGTGGTTTGTGTTGTAGCATTGGATGGCCTTGTATTTTCGCTTTAAGCATAACAGGGCTAGGAAAGTTTACCGGACAGGGCTCTGCTTTTCTGATTATGATGATTCTTGGAGGGGCATTAATTCCTCCTTTACAAGGTTATTTAGCTGATGTAACTGATATTCACTCCAGCTACTGGATTACTGTATTTTGCTTTGCATACTTAGCTTGGTTTGCCATAAAGGTTGAAACCATTTTACAAAAACAAGGATTTCATACCAATCAATAA
- a CDS encoding type II toxin-antitoxin system PemK/MazF family toxin, whose translation MEQLLTAMEYNQGDIILLPYPYTDLSITKQRPAVIISKDSINKQNYIVAKITSVIRGDKFSFAIAPTDIDRELKYESEVRTNEVFTVSPTIIIKKFASFKKEPLKRLTECVKDNISVE comes from the coding sequence TTGGAACAACTATTAACAGCTATGGAATATAACCAAGGCGACATCATATTACTTCCGTATCCTTATACCGACCTTTCAATTACCAAGCAACGACCAGCGGTTATTATTTCAAAGGATTCCATTAATAAACAGAATTACATCGTTGCAAAAATCACTTCTGTAATCAGAGGAGATAAGTTTTCTTTTGCTATTGCACCAACAGACATTGACCGAGAACTGAAATATGAAAGTGAAGTTCGGACAAATGAAGTGTTTACTGTAAGCCCAACAATCATTATCAAAAAATTTGCTTCCTTCAAAAAGGAGCCCCTTAAACGCCTCACAGAGTGTGTGAAGGACAATATTTCTGTTGAGTAG